In a single window of the Arthrobacter zhangbolii genome:
- a CDS encoding ABC transporter permease codes for MTNLSPTSTDSPPETEPATEPEPTDRDSAAAVKRAKAEKIGRYVAMFLMPLLMVSMLVGGYLAAMHSPEPNNMPVAVSGSAQQADSFAGALTSANPDAVDVRRVDSAEEARQLVLDREVSGAVDLAGETATVYTAGAAGASQSGTVTALLAPQVLAQGLSLATEDLAPLPENDMAGLGAMFMTTALMLAGYMPLSLVLSNSPELLRFRRFVPLLAGWSALIAALVWTVVGPIMGVVEGHTAAVLGICWLSVFAVGSVQLFLTRILGPMAVLAGMLFLMVLGVPASNMSMSVHTMPALYPFLHSFLPAAATGESLRSVLYFDGDGAGRHLLVLAIGTAVSLLLTLALDALKRRRTPDAKPLPVNVASLHGGPRPKNRVWRYLTLAFFPLAMVSMMLTMMLGAMYQPAPRDMPVAVVGATTQQAEQAVAGLEENMSGLFDLRALDSADEAREQVRDREITAAYVLPSAENPAATLYTNQAAGVSAQQVVSQIFAQVSAGQQMQLATEEIAPLPGQDSMGMATMYLAMGWIMAGFMIIVVGATAQPASRPLRRLLPVVAGWSVGFSAFLWVIVDVFVGAIDGHFLALWGVGAVAIFCVAMFTTVFERLIGMLAILPVIGILMFLGVPASGAAMSIYMEPEIFRFLHGILPMPAAVESIRSILYFGGDTVGSHLLTLGIWGAASLVVVMIIDRIKPPKDEAWPVDEAPVPEPAPAEAAPDREPATV; via the coding sequence TTGACCAATTTGTCCCCCACATCCACCGATTCACCGCCGGAGACTGAGCCGGCAACTGAACCGGAACCAACGGACCGGGATTCCGCCGCCGCCGTGAAACGGGCCAAGGCGGAAAAGATCGGGCGCTATGTCGCCATGTTCCTAATGCCGCTGCTGATGGTTTCCATGCTGGTGGGCGGATACCTGGCCGCCATGCATTCTCCGGAGCCGAACAACATGCCCGTTGCCGTCAGCGGCTCGGCGCAGCAGGCGGATTCCTTCGCCGGGGCACTGACCTCCGCCAATCCCGACGCCGTTGATGTCAGGAGGGTGGACTCCGCGGAGGAGGCCCGACAGCTGGTGCTGGACCGCGAGGTTTCCGGTGCCGTTGACCTGGCCGGTGAAACTGCCACTGTCTACACCGCCGGGGCGGCCGGCGCCTCCCAAAGTGGGACCGTCACTGCACTGCTGGCTCCCCAGGTGCTTGCACAGGGACTGTCCCTGGCGACGGAGGACCTGGCACCCCTGCCGGAGAATGACATGGCCGGACTGGGTGCGATGTTTATGACCACCGCCCTGATGCTGGCGGGGTACATGCCTCTGAGCCTGGTGCTGTCCAACTCGCCCGAGTTGCTGCGTTTCCGCCGGTTCGTCCCGCTGCTGGCGGGCTGGTCCGCACTGATTGCGGCACTGGTGTGGACCGTCGTCGGACCCATCATGGGCGTGGTGGAAGGCCATACGGCTGCTGTCCTGGGCATTTGCTGGCTCTCAGTGTTCGCCGTGGGCAGCGTCCAGCTGTTCCTCACCCGCATCCTGGGACCCATGGCGGTGCTTGCCGGCATGCTGTTCCTGATGGTGCTGGGTGTGCCCGCCTCGAATATGAGCATGTCGGTGCACACCATGCCCGCGCTCTACCCCTTCCTGCACAGCTTCCTGCCGGCGGCCGCGACCGGCGAATCGCTGCGCTCGGTGCTCTACTTCGACGGGGACGGCGCAGGCCGGCACCTGCTGGTGCTGGCCATCGGCACTGCGGTCTCACTGCTGCTGACCCTGGCACTGGATGCCCTGAAGCGCCGGCGAACACCGGACGCCAAGCCGCTGCCCGTCAACGTTGCCTCGCTGCACGGCGGACCGCGGCCGAAAAACCGCGTCTGGCGCTACCTCACCCTGGCCTTCTTCCCGCTGGCCATGGTCTCCATGATGCTGACCATGATGCTGGGCGCAATGTACCAGCCCGCACCGCGGGATATGCCGGTTGCCGTCGTGGGGGCAACCACGCAGCAGGCCGAACAGGCCGTAGCCGGACTGGAAGAGAACATGTCCGGACTCTTTGATCTGCGGGCACTTGATTCCGCCGATGAAGCACGGGAGCAGGTGCGGGACCGGGAGATCACCGCAGCGTACGTACTGCCGTCCGCGGAGAACCCCGCGGCCACTCTCTATACAAACCAGGCTGCGGGCGTCAGTGCCCAGCAGGTGGTCAGCCAGATCTTCGCCCAGGTTTCCGCGGGTCAGCAGATGCAGCTGGCCACGGAGGAGATTGCTCCGCTGCCGGGTCAAGACTCCATGGGCATGGCCACCATGTACCTGGCCATGGGCTGGATCATGGCCGGCTTCATGATCATTGTGGTGGGGGCAACCGCGCAGCCCGCGAGCCGGCCGCTTCGCCGGCTCCTGCCTGTCGTGGCCGGCTGGTCCGTAGGTTTCTCGGCGTTCCTCTGGGTCATTGTGGACGTTTTTGTGGGCGCCATCGATGGCCATTTCCTCGCACTTTGGGGCGTGGGCGCCGTCGCCATCTTCTGCGTGGCCATGTTCACCACGGTCTTTGAACGCCTGATCGGGATGCTGGCCATCCTGCCGGTCATCGGCATCCTGATGTTCCTGGGCGTCCCGGCCTCGGGTGCGGCCATGTCCATTTACATGGAACCGGAGATCTTCCGCTTCCTGCACGGCATCCTGCCGATGCCGGCCGCAGTGGAGTCCATCCGCTCCATCCTGTACTTCGGCGGAGACACCGTGGGCTCACACCTGCTGACCCTGGGCATCTGGGGCGCCGCCTCCCTCGTGGTGGTGATGATCATTGACCGGATCAAGCCGCCGAAGGATGAAGCCTGGCCGGTGGATGAGGCACCTGTTCCGGAGCCAGCGCCCGCCGAAGCCGCGCCGGACCGCGAGCCCGCCACCGTCTAG
- a CDS encoding M15 family metallopeptidase, whose amino-acid sequence MFLPPAGTEPGAPATGPGLDFDSPASISVLVNKDRQLSDPGFRPPDLADVHGVQLRRDAAEAYSRMSADAAAGGSPLRAVSGFRSAEAQAELHAAYIRNQGRHAAEAISARPGHSEHQTGLAVDIGNPDAACSLQACFKHTPAGAWTAANAHRYGFIIRYPEGKELTTGYSYEPWHLRYVGADLAARLHREGITLEEYAGLTQ is encoded by the coding sequence ATGTTCCTGCCGCCGGCCGGCACGGAACCGGGAGCACCGGCCACCGGACCGGGCCTGGACTTCGACTCGCCCGCCAGCATCAGCGTTCTCGTCAACAAGGACCGTCAGCTCAGCGACCCAGGTTTCCGGCCTCCGGACCTTGCCGACGTCCACGGAGTGCAGCTGCGCCGCGACGCCGCGGAAGCGTACAGCCGAATGTCCGCCGACGCCGCGGCAGGCGGCTCCCCGCTAAGGGCGGTCAGCGGATTCCGGTCCGCTGAGGCACAGGCGGAGCTGCATGCCGCCTACATCCGCAACCAGGGCCGGCATGCGGCCGAAGCAATCTCCGCCCGGCCCGGCCACAGCGAACACCAGACCGGACTCGCCGTGGACATCGGCAACCCGGACGCCGCCTGTTCCCTGCAGGCCTGCTTCAAGCACACGCCCGCCGGGGCCTGGACGGCAGCCAATGCGCACCGGTACGGCTTCATCATCCGCTATCCGGAAGGCAAGGAGCTGACCACCGGGTACAGCTACGAGCCCTGGCACCTGCGCTATGTGGGGGCAGACCTTGCCGCCAGGCTCCACCGCGAGGGAATCACGCTCGAGGAATACGCCGGGCTGACGCAATAA
- a CDS encoding NAD(P)/FAD-dependent oxidoreductase: protein MDTTAVILGGGYAGVMAANRLAASGRSGLEVVLVTPGPRFVERIRLHEYTAGTRADATVDYGSVLHPGVHLVRDAAAGILPDMRTVRLAAGGDLAYDYLVYAVGSAAAAAPGGALRIEHLEGAAGARRELSALPAGGRVAVVGGGFTAVETAAETAGAFPHLSVALHSASDVARTLGIPARRALVKRLGKAGVQLHTGSSVATDGDVRRNLAADVVLWCAGFAVPQLAAKAGLAVDGSGRLCLEPTLQAQGRERIYGAGDAAVIAGPDYAYLRMCCAAALPMGADAAGNILRAVDGMPGVRHNSGFRGVCISLGRSDAVVQFLAADDSPARLHLHGRTAAVQKEIICRMTLRWIRGEAKRSGAYTWPTGPKVPTTTPAARSVHLME from the coding sequence ATGGACACCACGGCAGTTATCCTGGGCGGCGGATATGCAGGAGTCATGGCGGCCAACCGGCTGGCGGCCAGTGGACGGAGCGGACTGGAGGTAGTCCTCGTGACTCCCGGTCCCCGGTTCGTGGAAAGGATCCGGCTGCACGAATACACTGCCGGTACACGCGCGGATGCCACCGTGGATTATGGCTCCGTCCTGCACCCGGGGGTGCACCTGGTCCGGGATGCGGCAGCCGGGATCCTGCCGGACATGCGCACCGTCCGGCTCGCCGCCGGCGGTGACCTTGCCTATGACTATCTGGTGTACGCCGTGGGATCAGCGGCAGCCGCAGCCCCTGGCGGTGCCCTGCGGATTGAACATCTGGAGGGGGCCGCCGGCGCCCGCCGCGAACTGTCGGCACTGCCCGCCGGCGGCCGGGTGGCAGTGGTGGGCGGAGGCTTCACCGCCGTCGAAACCGCGGCGGAGACTGCGGGGGCCTTCCCGCACCTGAGCGTGGCTCTGCACAGCGCCTCGGACGTGGCCCGGACCCTGGGAATACCGGCCCGCAGGGCCCTGGTGAAGCGCCTCGGAAAAGCCGGGGTGCAGCTGCACACCGGGAGTTCCGTTGCCACCGACGGCGACGTCCGGCGGAACCTGGCCGCCGACGTCGTGCTGTGGTGTGCCGGTTTTGCCGTTCCGCAGCTCGCCGCCAAGGCCGGGCTGGCCGTGGACGGCAGCGGCAGGCTGTGCCTGGAACCCACCCTGCAGGCGCAGGGGCGCGAACGCATCTACGGTGCCGGTGACGCAGCCGTGATTGCCGGCCCGGACTATGCGTACCTGCGGATGTGCTGTGCCGCCGCTTTGCCGATGGGTGCTGACGCGGCAGGGAACATTCTGCGCGCCGTGGACGGAATGCCGGGGGTGCGGCATAACAGCGGATTCCGAGGGGTGTGCATTAGTCTGGGCCGCAGCGACGCGGTGGTCCAGTTCCTTGCTGCCGACGATTCGCCTGCCCGGCTGCACCTGCACGGCAGGACGGCGGCAGTGCAGAAGGAAATCATCTGCCGCATGACGCTGCGGTGGATCCGCGGCGAAGCCAAACGAAGTGGGGCATATACATGGCCGACGGGACCGAAGGTGCCAACGACGACGCCGGCGGCGCGGTCCGTTCACCTCATGGAGTGA
- the sigJ gene encoding RNA polymerase sigma factor SigJ yields the protein MADGTEGANDDAGGAVRSPHGVSASPDRDAQFLAHRRLVFTIAYDVLGSVADAEDVVQETYLRWREVQAPVADPRAYLARIASRQALNVLRASGRRREDYPGEWLPEPLPTGEDAHPADPEAAVLTAGEVSTAMLVLLQTLTGPERVAFLLHEVFDFGYAEIAAVLDAGQPAVRQMLHRARSRVRSGTPRAGADTGEHRAAVERFLRAAMTGQVQSLVDLLAPGVVLVSDGGGKASAALRPVHGPEKVARLMLGLADKYGDGAVPFFMELNGLPAVAFCEEGAVTTVFQLEFSAGGKVQSVFAVRNPEKLRRMQKGPGKSHLP from the coding sequence ATGGCCGACGGGACCGAAGGTGCCAACGACGACGCCGGCGGCGCGGTCCGTTCACCTCATGGAGTGAGCGCCAGCCCGGACCGTGATGCCCAGTTCCTGGCACACCGCAGGCTGGTGTTCACCATTGCCTATGACGTACTGGGAAGCGTGGCAGACGCCGAGGACGTGGTGCAGGAAACCTACCTTCGCTGGCGGGAAGTGCAGGCTCCCGTGGCCGATCCGCGCGCCTACCTGGCACGGATCGCGTCCCGGCAGGCACTGAATGTTCTCCGGGCTTCCGGCCGGCGGCGTGAGGACTATCCCGGCGAATGGCTGCCGGAGCCGCTGCCCACCGGTGAGGACGCGCACCCTGCGGACCCCGAGGCGGCTGTGCTGACGGCGGGGGAAGTGTCCACTGCGATGCTGGTGCTGCTGCAGACCCTCACGGGGCCGGAACGGGTTGCCTTTCTGCTGCATGAGGTATTCGACTTCGGCTATGCGGAGATTGCCGCCGTCCTTGATGCCGGTCAACCCGCGGTGCGGCAGATGCTGCACCGCGCACGTTCCCGGGTGCGGTCCGGCACACCACGGGCCGGTGCGGATACCGGTGAACACCGTGCAGCGGTGGAACGTTTCCTTCGGGCCGCCATGACCGGGCAGGTCCAGTCGCTGGTTGATCTGCTGGCGCCGGGAGTGGTGCTGGTATCCGACGGCGGCGGCAAGGCGAGTGCTGCACTGCGCCCCGTCCACGGCCCGGAGAAGGTGGCACGGCTGATGCTGGGGCTGGCGGACAAGTACGGCGACGGGGCGGTGCCCTTCTTCATGGAACTTAACGGCCTGCCCGCCGTCGCGTTCTGTGAGGAGGGCGCCGTGACCACGGTGTTCCAGCTGGAATTTTCGGCGGGCGGAAAAGTGCAGTCGGTATTCGCCGTCCGCAACCCGGAAAAGCTCCGGCGGATGCAGAAGGGCCCCGGAAAAAGTCACTTGCCATAA
- a CDS encoding transcriptional regulator: MPDAQFNDLIHAPVRLRICGLLRPVEQLDFAVLRDTLGVADAALSKHLKLLADAGYVRLVKQASANRGDSRRLTWVRLTPTGADAFDGHVRALREIAGQ, translated from the coding sequence GTGCCTGACGCGCAGTTCAATGACCTGATCCATGCGCCCGTCCGGCTCCGGATCTGCGGACTGCTCAGGCCGGTTGAGCAGCTGGACTTCGCCGTCCTGCGCGACACCCTGGGGGTGGCGGATGCGGCGTTGTCCAAGCACCTGAAACTCTTGGCCGATGCAGGGTATGTCCGGCTGGTCAAACAGGCATCCGCGAACCGTGGGGACTCCCGGCGCCTGACCTGGGTGCGCCTTACCCCCACAGGTGCGGATGCCTTTGACGGCCACGTCCGCGCGCTGCGGGAGATAGCCGGGCAATAG
- a CDS encoding SDR family NAD(P)-dependent oxidoreductase has product MSRKTIVITGASDGIGAAAAKALAREQQHVVVVGRSREKTAAVAEQTGGEYFLADFADLDSVRNLASELLQRYEQIDVLANNAGAIFGKERQVTDDGHEMTFQVNYLAPFLLTRLLTDRLIRSKGTVINTSSVANRYFGHVDLDDLEEEKDYNPRKAYGDSKLEQILFTEEFDRRYRSHGATSTAFHPGVIGSSFSSAEGSAMRSLYQAPLVRRLLPTPEKGARTLLFLARGTPGEDYPTGKYFERCKVARPNKQAGDAALALGLWNRSVAMLDS; this is encoded by the coding sequence GTGAGTCGAAAAACCATTGTGATCACCGGCGCAAGCGACGGCATCGGTGCTGCCGCCGCCAAAGCGCTGGCCAGGGAACAGCAGCACGTAGTGGTGGTCGGCCGGTCAAGGGAAAAGACGGCGGCCGTGGCGGAGCAGACCGGAGGGGAGTACTTCCTTGCCGACTTCGCGGACCTGGACAGCGTGCGGAACCTGGCCTCGGAACTGCTGCAGCGGTACGAGCAGATAGATGTCCTGGCCAACAACGCAGGTGCGATCTTCGGCAAGGAACGCCAGGTCACGGATGACGGGCACGAAATGACGTTCCAGGTGAATTACCTGGCCCCGTTCCTGCTCACCCGGCTCCTGACTGACCGGCTGATCCGGTCCAAGGGCACGGTCATCAATACCTCCAGCGTCGCCAACCGCTACTTCGGCCACGTGGACCTTGACGACCTGGAGGAAGAGAAGGACTACAACCCCCGTAAGGCCTACGGCGACAGCAAGCTGGAGCAGATCCTTTTCACCGAGGAATTCGACCGGCGCTACCGTTCCCACGGGGCTACCTCCACCGCCTTCCACCCCGGCGTCATCGGCTCCAGCTTCTCCAGCGCGGAAGGGTCGGCCATGCGCTCCCTCTACCAGGCGCCGCTGGTGCGCCGGCTGCTGCCGACCCCGGAAAAGGGTGCGCGCACCCTGCTGTTCCTGGCACGCGGTACACCGGGGGAGGATTACCCCACCGGAAAGTACTTTGAGCGATGCAAGGTGGCCCGGCCCAACAAACAGGCCGGTGACGCAGCACTGGCTCTGGGGCTGTGGAACCGTTCCGTTGCCATGCTGGATTCCTGA
- a CDS encoding DUF4334 domain-containing protein: MERDPQTARRLRELQTGADPGAILAFFDALPPVTVSEMSGSWRGAGIPTGHPLDGLLEPLGWHGKRFDGPEDVFPLVFSSAVGLFAVNPAPVPLRAVLRLAPALRRSGLLHRIRPLLRLLRTRHARARLRMTEYRGVSSATMIYDSLPANDVFRRVDANTVLGCMDLRGTRAPYFFVLRRG, from the coding sequence ATGGAAAGAGATCCCCAGACCGCCCGGCGGCTGCGGGAGCTGCAGACCGGGGCGGACCCCGGCGCGATCCTCGCCTTCTTCGATGCCCTGCCACCGGTGACGGTATCCGAAATGTCCGGATCGTGGAGGGGTGCCGGTATTCCCACGGGCCACCCCCTCGACGGCCTGCTGGAACCGCTGGGCTGGCACGGAAAACGCTTTGACGGGCCGGAGGACGTTTTCCCGCTGGTCTTCTCCTCCGCCGTCGGCCTCTTTGCCGTGAATCCAGCCCCGGTTCCGCTCCGGGCCGTCCTGAGGCTGGCACCTGCCCTGCGCCGCTCCGGCCTGTTACACCGCATCCGGCCGCTGCTGCGGCTGCTCCGGACCCGGCACGCCCGGGCCCGCCTACGAATGACCGAGTACCGCGGCGTGTCGTCGGCCACCATGATTTATGATTCCCTGCCGGCCAATGACGTCTTCCGACGGGTGGACGCAAACACTGTCCTGGGGTGCATGGACCTGCGCGGCACCCGGGCGCCGTACTTTTTCGTGCTGCGGCGCGGGTAG
- a CDS encoding sugar-binding transcriptional regulator, with translation MYYLQNLTMEAIARELRVSRSTVSRLLAHARSTGLVRIEIRSPSDRAPALERQISSRFGVQAHVVPVAETVSAAQALQRVAVQAAHLISPLIDSDAIVGVAWGSTLTAVSQHLPVKSTHDSTIVQMNGAGNFRTSGITYASEILQRFGHAYGARVVQFPVPAFFDHAETKDAMWRERPVKRVLDLQARMNTAIFGVGSMEAGVPSHVYNGSYLDDEDLNDLMAEGVVGDVATMFYRADGTWDGIRLNSRSTGPDLSTLRQVPRRICVVAGETKTTSLLGALHAGLVTDLILDENSARRLASS, from the coding sequence ATGTATTACCTGCAGAACCTGACCATGGAGGCGATCGCCCGCGAACTGCGGGTTTCGCGCTCCACGGTGTCCCGTCTGCTGGCCCACGCCAGGAGCACGGGGCTGGTGCGGATTGAGATCCGCAGCCCCTCGGACCGGGCGCCGGCGCTCGAACGGCAGATCAGCTCCCGCTTCGGCGTCCAGGCGCACGTGGTTCCGGTGGCCGAGACCGTTTCCGCGGCGCAGGCATTGCAGCGGGTAGCCGTGCAGGCAGCGCACCTGATCAGCCCGCTCATCGATTCGGATGCGATTGTGGGCGTGGCCTGGGGCTCAACCCTCACGGCCGTGAGCCAGCATCTGCCGGTCAAGAGCACGCATGACAGCACTATTGTGCAGATGAACGGTGCGGGGAACTTCCGCACCTCGGGCATCACCTACGCCAGTGAAATCCTGCAGCGCTTCGGCCACGCATATGGTGCGCGGGTGGTGCAGTTCCCTGTCCCCGCGTTTTTCGATCATGCCGAAACGAAGGACGCCATGTGGCGTGAGCGGCCGGTGAAACGTGTGCTGGACCTGCAGGCCCGGATGAATACGGCCATCTTCGGTGTCGGTTCCATGGAAGCAGGCGTGCCCAGCCACGTGTACAACGGGTCCTACCTGGATGACGAGGACCTCAATGACCTGATGGCCGAAGGCGTGGTGGGTGACGTTGCCACCATGTTCTACCGGGCGGACGGCACCTGGGACGGCATCCGGCTCAACAGCCGCAGCACCGGCCCCGATCTTTCGACCCTCCGCCAGGTGCCGCGGCGGATCTGCGTGGTGGCCGGCGAAACCAAAACCACCAGCCTGCTGGGCGCGTTGCATGCAGGGCTGGTGACGGACCTGATCCTGGATGAAAACTCCGCGCGGCGGCTGGCATCCTCCTAG
- a CDS encoding glycerol-3-phosphate dehydrogenase/oxidase, producing the protein MDNSVNPSSTDKTAAVRTRPVVQQLKDRPRASVLIVGGGINGVGTFRDLSLQGVDVALVERGDYCQGASGASSHMIHGGIRYLENGEFRLVHESVVERNALLRLAPHYVKPLQTTIPITTTFSGITAAPLRFLTHKQGKHTERGAVLIKAGLLMYDFFSRGGRVAPKHNFVGKKKSLQELPLLRPDVKYTATYFDASVHNPERLTLDVLRDGLEANPQSRASNYVSAVGTTDAGTLLRDELTGEEFTFDADVVINATGAWVDETNDSFGKRTSFMGGTKGSHIVLDHPELLEACNGREMFFEHTDGRIVLIYPMGDRVLVGTTDIDADIREDSVCTDEEVEYFFELIAHVFPSVDVRRDHIVYTFSGVRPLPKHDDTQPGFVSRDYRIEKRMDNRGGRNVTTLSLVGGKWTTFRALSENLATAAMTALGMPRKTATAELQIGGGKDFPRTEAEERLWVNRTANEVADRDRVRVLLTRYGTRATDVMEFLAQGGDQLLASTPELSTRELEYMVEHEQITRLSDVLIRRTSLAFRGLVSEEMLTEMADLLAPQLGWDDAEAKQQVKATRELLVTKHGMKIPAMAS; encoded by the coding sequence GTGGACAATTCCGTGAACCCCAGTAGTACAGACAAGACCGCCGCAGTCCGGACCCGTCCGGTTGTACAGCAGCTGAAGGACCGTCCCCGGGCCTCGGTGCTTATTGTCGGCGGCGGCATTAACGGTGTAGGCACCTTCCGCGATCTCTCGCTGCAGGGTGTGGACGTTGCCCTCGTTGAGCGCGGCGACTACTGCCAGGGTGCCTCCGGCGCCTCCTCGCACATGATCCACGGCGGCATCCGCTACCTGGAGAACGGCGAGTTCCGCCTGGTGCACGAGTCCGTCGTCGAGCGCAACGCGCTGCTGCGCCTGGCCCCGCACTATGTCAAGCCGCTGCAGACCACCATCCCCATCACCACCACATTCTCGGGTATCACCGCCGCGCCGCTGCGTTTCCTGACGCACAAGCAGGGCAAGCACACCGAGCGCGGTGCCGTGCTGATCAAGGCCGGCCTGCTGATGTACGACTTCTTCTCCCGCGGCGGCCGCGTGGCCCCCAAGCACAACTTCGTGGGCAAAAAGAAGTCCCTGCAGGAACTTCCCCTGCTGCGCCCGGACGTCAAGTACACGGCCACCTACTTTGACGCCTCGGTACACAACCCCGAGCGCCTGACCCTGGACGTGCTGCGTGACGGCCTCGAGGCCAACCCGCAGTCCCGTGCCAGCAACTACGTCAGCGCCGTGGGCACCACCGACGCCGGCACGCTGCTGCGCGATGAACTCACCGGCGAGGAATTCACCTTCGACGCCGATGTGGTCATCAACGCCACGGGCGCCTGGGTCGACGAGACCAACGACTCCTTCGGCAAGCGCACCTCCTTCATGGGCGGCACCAAGGGTTCGCACATTGTTCTGGACCACCCGGAACTGCTGGAAGCATGCAACGGCCGGGAAATGTTCTTTGAGCACACCGACGGCCGCATTGTCCTGATCTACCCGATGGGTGACCGCGTCCTGGTGGGCACTACGGACATTGACGCCGACATCCGCGAGGACTCGGTCTGCACCGACGAGGAAGTCGAGTACTTCTTCGAGCTCATTGCCCACGTCTTCCCGAGTGTTGACGTGCGCCGCGACCACATTGTCTACACCTTCTCCGGCGTCCGCCCGCTGCCCAAGCATGACGACACGCAGCCGGGCTTCGTGTCCCGCGACTACCGCATCGAAAAGCGCATGGACAACCGCGGCGGCCGGAACGTCACCACGCTGTCCCTGGTGGGCGGCAAGTGGACCACGTTCCGTGCGCTGTCCGAAAACCTCGCCACGGCGGCCATGACGGCCCTCGGCATGCCGCGCAAGACAGCTACCGCCGAACTCCAGATTGGCGGCGGCAAGGACTTCCCGCGCACCGAGGCCGAAGAGCGCCTGTGGGTGAACCGGACCGCCAACGAGGTAGCCGACCGTGACCGTGTCCGCGTCCTGCTGACCCGCTACGGCACCCGTGCCACTGACGTGATGGAGTTCCTGGCCCAGGGCGGAGACCAGCTGCTGGCGTCCACCCCCGAGCTGAGCACCCGCGAGCTCGAGTACATGGTGGAGCACGAGCAGATCACCCGCCTGTCCGACGTCCTGATCCGCCGCACCTCGCTGGCCTTCCGTGGCCTGGTGTCCGAGGAAATGCTCACCGAGATGGCGGACCTGCTGGCTCCGCAGCTCGGCTGGGACGATGCCGAAGCCAAGCAGCAGGTGAAGGCCACCCGTGAGCTGCTGGTCACCAAGCACGGGATGAAGATTCCGGCCATGGCTTCCTAG